The genome window TgggttaatacccaatttaattatcaattatagtgatttttttcaatttaatcctAACAATATTTTGTGCTTATTAATCAttgattttgataattttatccAATTGAGTCCTTAACTGTTAGAATCAATGATTAAATAGAGAAAAATCGCTATAGTGAataactaaattgggtaaaatcattaTAATCAAAGATTAACTTGGAGTAAAACTACTATAatactaaattgggtattaataaaaatgaaaatttcaatcTATCTTAATAGAGGATTCGATTgagtaaaatcattaaagtcgaTGGCATAATATAAATTTTGGGTGGGTTCACTTTTGGGGGAAAAGGGAAGTGCAATGCGAGCGCCTTTAGGCGCTGATAAAGTATATACGCAAGTCGAGCAGTATAATTCGGTATAAGTACTTTATTAATGTGAGTTGGATACAAACGGGCTATATCCTAATCCGAGATTCAATCAACGTGACAGTGAGTTATAAGTTTCTGATCTACTCAGCTattcaataataaaaacaacCACAAATCCTTTACATATCATTTAATGTGGTATATATAGGGTACCAATGGACATGTACCGATTATTCGGCTTGGTGACCGTGTGGTGGCCATGCATGGGTCTAAGCGAAAGCCACTATGAGCTAGCCAAATGTTAAGCGATTATGGGTAGTATTCCCAAGGGTACAACTCGGGATATGAAGGCCGAACTAGTTAAGCTAAGCCCGACACCTGGCATGGTAACCTCGCCGAGCTTTATTGATTGAAATGGCTGGATGGTGTGAGATCCGACTCGATACGGGGCGACATGTCAAGGCCCGATCATCATATGAAGGAGGTAGCTCGGACGATATTCCCTATTAGGCGCATAatgccttttgtttttttttttccttgtcataatttttatttatttatttttccttttttctcttCTCACTTGTTTTTTTTCCTACATAGCCCATAAAGAATCCACAAAAATCTACAACTTTGAGGTTTCTCTAATCACAATCCTACCTATTATTTGGGGGATTGAGGTTGCTCTAATCACAATCTTACCACTATTGACTTGTAGACGTGTATATCTAAGTAAGAAAGCAATTAATCAATATCATTTGAAGGACTTGAAAATTTAAGGGGTCTAATTGCACTAACATGAATTTCCAGGAGTCAAAGTTAAATTATCCCtaagaaaaatgtgcacttatTAATATCGCATTCAAAAATtcgataattaaaataaaaaattaaagaaaaaagtacGATGGCGACGCTGGCCGTTCACGGCGGTTATCTTCCCTCCAAATTCCAATTATGGCGGCGAACCGTCGTCTCTGAAATCCGACCAAACCCGCCGTCGTTATTCATAACTACAAAGCTAAGCGACATTGACATCCACCGCGTCCGTGACCTCTACTCCGATTGCAACCACTCTTGCCACCGCTTCCCCAACCTCGACGCCGACGGCCGAGTCGATCCCGTCGACCTCAACAAGCTCCGAAAAGCTCTCATCCACAGCTCCGTCGTCGTCTCGGTATTCACCCAGCCGGAGTTCTCCTCCCCTTTGGCGAGTATTGGAGGTGATTGGGTTCGGACGGCGATGCCTGTGACGCCGGCCAACGGCCAGCTGGTTGGATTTGGTCGCGCCGTCTCCGATTCCTCGCTCACTGCTTCCATCTACGATGTCATGGTCCGATCATCTCATTCTCACCACTGTGATTTTTCTGTTTAGTTCTTAACATTTTCAGCCAATTCGATGCTAATTATTACTCCCTCTATCTCATTTATGTGTAATTTTGGTTAATGAAGTTTTATTAAAgttattttcaattcaattgCTAAGATTAGTATTaggatataaaatttatatggttaaaaactaaattaaaagtattattaaaatcataagaaaatactaaaaaaaaacagttgatttgatcaatgaataataagttataggtaaaatgagacagaataagtatttattatattgtatggAGTATATGAATGTTGGTTCTTGATTGGTGGAAACTAGCCTGCTATTATGGTTTTATGCAAGGATAAGAGTTATGTCTATGGCTATAAGTATGATTGTTTTTCAGTAATTTGTAGGTTATTCCTCCATTAAGGCGGAGGGGCATTGGCAGGAGGATAGTTCAAATGATACTAAGGTTGCTAATTTGCTGTTCTCTGATTACATTCCCAAGCTGTTAATCACCAGCTGAGCTGCAGTGTCTAATTATGTTAGAACTCAATGTAGCTTTTGGTGATCCATTTCCAGTTTATTTAGATTACTACAAGTGACTGCATTGGTTCTTGAGTTTAATTTACATTCTGAATTTTTCTTGGCAGGATGCTAACAAATAAAGGCATATATGATATAGCAGCCCTCTGCTCCGATGTAGAGAAGTAAGTTCATTATTACTAATTAGTCGTGCATGAAGTTGTATGCTACATTTAAAAGATACTTATGattcaaaagattttttttttttcaaatgtctATGAGATTGACACCTAAGATGTGCAATCAGGAGCCCTGCACATTGATTTTAAAGATGTgaaaggaaatggaaaaatgTTGTGCCTGTAAATCTAGTAATCTGTTCATATGAGCATCAAAATGATGCTGTCTTGGATGATCTGTGTGCTATATTTTACCATGTCTCTAATAAATGGGAAAAATGTTGTGTCTGTAAATCTAGTAATCTGttcatatgaacataaaaatGATGTTGTCTTGGATGATTTTTTTTGGGgctatatttattgttttgttcATATACTGTCAACAGACCCTTCTTTAGCGCATGTGGATTCGGAGATGATATACTGGGATCCACTACAATGATGTATACTAGGTCGACTTCTCAATATTCAAGTGGAGATCAGGTGGTTAAAAACATAGGCAGAAAGCAGATGCTAATTCCACCACTGAGAGCGGGCATTAAATCATGAGCTTTATGCTGATGAATGATGATAGAGTTGACAACATAAGATGCCTTCATTAAAATCTACTCCCCAGTAAATTTCCCGAGGTTCAAGGAGCTCCATTTCAAAGACAAAAGGGGAGATGGTGCTCATGATGATATAGCTAAAGTTATTGAAATCTATATAATTCTGTAGAAATGTGATTTATGGTGGAATATTCCTTTACAGACAAATTTAGTAGTATTCCAACTGACTATAGCTGTAGAATTTATagataaattactttttttgtgGACCCCCCTCTTCATTATCTTCACAGTTTTCTGCTGCCAACTTTTTGACTAATTTTCTGATTCTTGCCTATCTGTGATGCACTAATGAGTCATATTATGGAAAGGAGTGAAGTGGATTACTCTTAACAAAACCTAGGTATAAAGCACAGCCATTTCACCTTTCTTCATCAGCTTTATCAAGGAAAGAGCCTTGAAGAGGCCACATTGCTTTGTGTATCAGCTACTGAGATTCACTGGAAATGGGGAAGATATGCATTGAAGTTGGTATGATGTCTGCTCGGGGGCTTCAGCGTACATCTTCTCTGTGGAAGCTTCAATGGTATGCTGTTGGATGGATTGATCCTAATGACAAGTACTGCaccaagattgattcatcaggTAATGTGAATCCTGTTTGGAAAACAAAGTTTTCTGCTTTAGTTGATTCATCTAAATCAGACTTCCAAGACTTGGCCCTGCATGTTGAGGTTTACAGCCGAGAACCCATCTTCCTTAGAGAAAAGCTTCTGGGGACTGCCACTATTCTCCTAAAAGAATTTCTTGAAAAGTATGCAAACATTTCAGAGGCTTCTTCAAGGTCAGTTGAAGAAGTTGGGAGCTTTCAGCTGAGGAAAAAGAATTCCAACAAACCTCAGGGTTTCATTGATATCTCAATCAGAATTTCAGAGGAAAATGAAGAGCATAGCACCTACCCAGGTATAAACACTTTTTTTGGTCTTCTTCTCCAACTTTAATTTCCCTTCTTTGTATGCAATTACTTCCAGTAAATGTgcaatttatattcttttatttaattattgccCACAAAGGCGAAATTATCTTTCCCCAGGACACCCCGGCCCGACAAGATACTGGAGGGGTAAATCATGATGACTTAGTGGTCCATTAGGTGGGGTGGGAGGACCAATGCCTGGTGCCCACAATGCCACAAGGAGCCCACCACATTTAGTGTAACTCGCACACTGTGGCTGTCAGGGCTCGATCTTATGTCATTGCCCACAATCTACAACCTAGGAACTAACTGAACTTTAATTGTTGCCCTTAAGCTTAGGTGACTAAAGgtgtttaatttgtgtttaatGTTCTTTAGGTGAGTATGGGGGCTTTAAGCTTGCAGATAACAGCAATGGCATCAATTTGGCTAATGAATATGGACCCCCACAGTCATACCTCCCATCATCATCTCTACCCCCCTTGAAGTTGCCTGAAAATCATCCACCAGGAAATGGCCAATATGCCAATCTGGTGCCAATTCTACAGCAACCATCCCCAGCACCTTTGCAGTTGCCAGAGAATCGTCCACCAGCAAATAGCCAATATCCCCATCCGGTGCCAATACCAACCAACTATTATCATCCATCAATAAGTGGACCAAGCTACCCATCAGCAGGGCGACCAAGCCATCAACCACCTTGGACGACTCCTCCGCCTCCTCATGTTGGTTACGCTCCCACTTTTCTCCCCAGGCCCAATAACATGTCGTCcagttacataaacatgccatCTAATGGAGCAGCACCTGCACGAGGTCCTGGACTTGGCGTTGGAGCCGGACTTGGAGTTGGTGCATTAGCAGCAGGTTCTATGATCTATGGCAATGACTTCATGTCAGGTTTTGATCTTCCTAGTGGATTACAAGGTGCCTCTCTAACCATTTCAATGGACCCTCCCTTTTGAAAATCCAATTTCAATCTGTTGTAACATGGTTCAAGTTCATATGGTTCGGTATTGAATTAAGAACACCACTCCCTGTATACATCTCATTTCAATCAAGATTTTGCAGAGAGTTTTCAATGTTCTATGAATTTCGGTTTCATCTATTATGCATCGTAATTTGTAATGACATAAGAATTCATAGATAACAGCTTGGACAAATAAATACCAATGCTAAGTAACTGCTTGTAGGCGTGGCTCGTCTAACCCTCCAAACACCCTCTGAAGAAATCTGTCCACAATGGATATAAATTCTTCAACCTTCTCTTCATGAGGCAAGTGACCAGAATTCTTGATTATTTCAAAGCAAGATCCTGGAATAGCTCGCGATAGTCTTTCAGAGTTCCAAGCAGGGACAAGGCGGTCACTATCTCCAGTGATAATCAAAACTGAACCTCGTAATTCAAATCAGAATTATCAGGATTAGAGTGTTAAATCTGAAACCTAGGATAGTTTACACGACAAGTTTTGGTTCTTCGTCTACTCTTTGAGAAAAAccattgattaaaaaaaacagCAACATCTTCATAATGTTCAGTTCAACAAATATAGAGCTTCCATTTCGATATGAATTCATTGGCAGAATTGCAGAACGAGTAAGATGCTTAATAACCTGGACACGAGATTTCACTCAGTCTTTCTGAAAGTGGTGGCTTTGATCCTGACTCAGAATCTGTAAGCATTGCCACTGTGAACTCAACCAGAGCCCGATCCCAACCTTTCACCCTCAGAGGCTGCAAAAAACGACAAGTCAAGATGACAATACATACAAAACATTTCACGAACATTGAAAGAGATTTACTCTTTTAGCTACAACAGAATACTACGGCTCACCTTTGTATACCCTTGCAAGACATGATCAGTTACTTGCTTTGAATCATACCATGAATTTCGAACAGCAAGTGTACCAAACTTATCAATCATCATCCTCAActgaaaaattttgataatttgggATGCGAAGAAAATATTATGGCTTATCAttggtaaataatttaaatcacGTTTAGAACAGATCCCATTACCAGCATAACACCAATGGCAGAGCGCAAGAATGCTGATAATGCTTTCCTATATAGAGAATTTAGCGTTTCTCCCATCCCTTTAATCATGCCTACTATTGTTTTTGCAACATATTTGGTAAACTTTGATAAAATGCTGAAAATCCCTGTAAACACATTCCTTTTATTGCCTGGCTCTGATTTCTCGTCTTCTTTATAACTTTTGTCTCCGCGTTGGTCATCTTTGGCTACTTTTGGTGAAGTAAATGGTGCAACAATTGCGGGGGAAACAAGAATCAAGGCAGCTACACGCTCAGGTGCTTCAAAATACGCCTCAACTGCTACAAGGGAACCGGCTGAGTGTCTGGGATCTCGTTAGTTTGTAACAAAAGAATTCATCTTTGAGAATGCATATGAATGAGTGAAAGCTAGTAATTGAGCATTCATTTGTTCAAGTATCATAATGGAAAACTATGCTATGCCAGTTTGAAGGACCAATTAAAAAACGAGGAATGAAATTGAACATACCCCACTAGAACTGCCTTCTCTGCTGCTAAGAAGTCGATGAAGTGTAGCGTGGCAAGCACAGAAAACATTACGGAGTAAGGGTTTAAAGGTCTAGCATCTCCCATCCCGGGAGATGACTGCACAACCGGATTAGGTCTTGAGGTCAATCCAAAGGCTGGTCTATCAAAGGCAAGAACTTTTGAACCACTGATACTCGCTAGTCTCTTCATAGCCCGGTTCCATGAAAAAACCGAGGCTCCAAATCCATGTAACAAAATCATGGGAAAGTTCAGTCTTTTACTTGGATAAAGAGACTGAGAGCCACTTTCTTCTCCTCCAGACAAGTTTCGAGGCTCTGCGTCGCATATCTTATGGTGTATTTGTACTCCCTTAAATTCACAGAAACAACTATCAGGATCAGCCAGAAGTGCTGGTTCCAGCAGTTCATCCTGGTCTATTCCAGCTATCTGCCTTTTCTGTTTTTCTCTAGCTCCAAGCACCTGTTCTGGAAAAGTATCAAGTAATCAGCACGCAAAACATCAACAACCCTAGACCATAACAACTCTAATTTCCCCAAAGTTTCTTATTTTCAGCAAAAATAATCACCAAAAACAAGCCAAGGCAATAAACTATAGCAGTCTGAGATTGGTATCCAGACATTCCAGACTAAAGGCAAAATCTTTGGCCACAAACAAACACAGCTTCTTTATTAAACCAATGAACAAGTGTCAAATAAGTCATCAAACTTAAtgcttttgtgcaatttgataattgaacttaaaaagtgttcAATTGAACCaccaaataaacaaaatatttgcAATTGAAACGTTTCTGCGATTTCTTTTAATGCTATTTaagttgaaaatatttcaatcttTCATCCCAACTAATATGAGGAAATGAAGATTCCTAGTAAGTAATATAATCGGATTTTGTcgggaaaaattagaaaattgtcTTACTTAGAGTTAATGaccgatttggtcccttgactatagcaaaattactgatttggtcctcgactatcaTCCTTAccaaattaagtcctcaactttaaaaatcttaccCAATTTCGTCCTCCATTATCTTCGGCTCAAATTGACGGGATGACGAAATTTGGTaagattttcaaagttgaggacttaatttggTAAGGAtgatagtcgaggaccaaatcgATAATTTCTCTATAGTGAAGGAACCAAATCAATCATTAACTCTCTTAATGATATATATTTAACTTGtttaatgatttaattgcaCACATTTTAAGTTACCTAAAATAAGTTTAGTAGCATATTTGCCTTAATTTTCCTTAACCCAATATTCAAGAATCAAGATAGACATAAATGGCAAAAGAGGGCAGCAAAATTACCAGAATTAGCCCCTGCAGAGGAGGAAGCAGCAGCTTGAGGTAGGGTTTTCAAGATGGGTTCTTTGGGAATAAAAGAAAGCTCTGGTCTTCCATTGATCCTTAGATCAACACATCTTCTTCCACCCCTCCAAAGCTTAGCAGGGAATTCAGTGAATGCAAGAATGGCAGACTGCTGAAACTGCAAATACATTCCACAAACACTCATCTCTGACTAACCCTTCAACTCCCAGCACTGAAATGGTTTGGAATTGAATGAATGATTTCTGGGAAAATTATGAATTTGTTGTGTTATCCTCTCTTCACTTTAGCAGTATGGTCTCACACTGTCTTTTAGGCCAAGAAAGTGTGCAGCGCCATTTCTGCAATCACCATTTGCCACGCGCCCTCGATATAGAGATTACTGACTGTAGtgagaaagaaacaaaaacacgattttaaaaaaaaggacaatcttgcaaaaaaaaaaaaaaaagggacaatctttatataatattttaaagaacAATGGTTAAGTGCTGATTCAATTagaaagttttaattttttttttaatacattaccTTCCTACATTAtagtatttgttcatctatactttcttaaCCCGTTGAAACACAATGTGCTTAGAGAAGTGTTTAATAGTGAGTTTTAATCTAATTTTAGTAAAACTTTTAGTGTtctttttagtaattttaatatttttactgACTCGATTAGATTTTTTTAGTACTGTTAATTCTATTACAAGataatatttattctatactttctcaatctgttacagtttaaagaattaatactttTCTATCGGACTTTCATAGCTTCTGTAACCTTTCCTCAAAGAAAGACACAAAAGTATcatctattatttttattttattattattatctattaATCATCTCAATTTAAGTTGCTGATTAAATTGGACAGTTTTATAGTGTATAGTGAGAAACTGAGAACTTTTATCGgataaggatatatatatatatatatacacaattataCACGCAATGATAGAAGTAGATAGCATAGTACTGTACGTTTACCAAgaagaagattaaaaaaaatggaagctTTAGTATGCAGAAAGATCGGCGACCCAACGATCCGACCGAACTCGGACGATTCTCCACTCGCCTTTTCAACATCCCATCCGATCCCGGAACTCGCCTCGCCGAGTTCAGTCCGAGTTCGGGTCAAAGCCACGAGCTTGAACTTCGCCAACTACCTGCAAGTCCAAGGATTGTACCAAGAGAAGCCTCCGTTGCCGTTCATCCCTGGCTCCGATTACTCGGGAATCGTCGACGCCGTGGGCCCCAAAGTCACTAAATTCAGGGCCGGCGACCGTGTGTGCACTTTTGCCGCGCTTGGTTCATTTGCCGAATTCATCGTCGCCGATGAATCCGATTTGTATGTTATTTCTTCagttctgttttttattttgcatttaaaCTGATGATTTTGTTTAATTCTCTTGCTCGATACGGAGTATGGTTGGATTGTGAACTCTATTTCTTAATCTTACAAGTTCTTTTTGTGATTGGTTATGGAAACTGGAACTTTATTCAATTCTCTGTGATTCTGTGAAGTATTCTGATTAAAATTGGTTGAAGGTTTCGAGTGCCTGATGGTTGTGATCTAGTTGAGGCTGCTGCACTTCCTGTGGCATATGGAACATCACATGTAGCCCTAGCTTATAGGGCGCAGTTGCGTCAGAACCAGGTTGGACAGCATTTTGTTATTCTTATGGAATTAGCAAATGACAATGCTGGGTTGTTTGGTTTGTTGAGTAGAGAACTTAAAATGTGAGACAAATGTGCCCGCACAGGCAGCTTGAGCCTGGTAGTCACAGTATAGGAGTTACACCCAATGTGGTAGGCACATTGGTCCTCCCACCTAAGGCCATCCTCAATAGTCAATAGTGTGAGGTTTTTGATGAGATTTTGCAGGTGTaactaggaaagagaaaatgggaggggagaaaaaaaaaagatttaccCCCCTAATAATGCACACACCCGAGAGTTGTGCCTCACGCATGGTGAGACGCAACTCTTTTCCTTATTGGTGGGCCCCACATTTCTGAAAGAACTCCAAATTAGCAGGGAGACCTTGCACCCTCTCTCTCTTCCATGTTGACATCTTTTTGTCTCAAAAACTGTGTAAAATGCACTATTGGGGATGGCCTAATGGGCCTTTTAATCACCATGGTTTACCCCCACTATCTTGTTGGCCGGGGTGTAGGGGTGAGGGTGAGgaaatttcactttttgtaGGCGAAATGTGAGACACTGCTCTTGAATGACAGGTTTTGCTGGTTCTTGGAGCAGCTGGAGGGGTTGGGGTTTCAGCAGTACAAATTGGGAAGGTTACCGGAGCTACTGTTATTGCTGCTGCGAGGTACTTGTGTGCTTGATTGTTAAATTGCCCACTCGCTTAATCAAACCTGATTCATTCTCCTGTCGTTGGGTCGATG of Ipomoea triloba cultivar NCNSP0323 chromosome 3, ASM357664v1 contains these proteins:
- the LOC116012754 gene encoding quinone oxidoreductase-like protein 2 homolog, encoding MEALVCRKIGDPTIRPNSDDSPLAFSTSHPIPELASPSSVRVRVKATSLNFANYLQVQGLYQEKPPLPFIPGSDYSGIVDAVGPKVTKFRAGDRVCTFAALGSFAEFIVADESDLFRVPDGCDLVEAAALPVAYGTSHVALAYRAQLRQNQVLLVLGAAGGVGVSAVQIGKVTGATVIAAARGDEKVQFLKSLGADHVVDVSKDNVIENVRAFLKSRKLRGVDVLYDPVGGKLSKDSLKLLNWGAQILIIGFASGQVPVVPANIALVKNWTIHGLYWGSHKIHRPAVLEDSLNELLSWLSRGLITINISHTFSPSEANLAFSALKDRKAIGKVLLTFGDGKTVQSKL
- the LOC116012765 gene encoding uncharacterized protein LOC116012765, with amino-acid sequence MATLAVHGGYLPSKFQLWRRTVVSEIRPNPPSLFITTKLSDIDIHRVRDLYSDCNHSCHRFPNLDADGRVDPVDLNKLRKALIHSSVVVSVFTQPEFSSPLASIGGDWVRTAMPVTPANGQLVGFGRAVSDSSLTASIYDVMVIPPLRRRGIGRRIVQMILRMLTNKGIYDIAALCSDVEKPFFSACGFGDDILGSTTMMYTRSTSQYSSGDQVVKNIGRKQMLIPPLRAGIKS
- the LOC116012763 gene encoding uncharacterized protein LOC116012763; translated protein: MSVCGMYLQFQQSAILAFTEFPAKLWRGGRRCVDLRINGRPELSFIPKEPILKTLPQAAASSSAGANSEQVLGAREKQKRQIAGIDQDELLEPALLADPDSCFCEFKGVQIHHKICDAEPRNLSGGEESGSQSLYPSKRLNFPMILLHGFGASVFSWNRAMKRLASISGSKVLAFDRPAFGLTSRPNPVVQSSPGMGDARPLNPYSVMFSVLATLHFIDFLAAEKAVLVGHSAGSLVAVEAYFEAPERVAALILVSPAIVAPFTSPKVAKDDQRGDKSYKEDEKSEPGNKRNVFTGIFSILSKFTKYVAKTIVGMIKGMGETLNSLYRKALSAFLRSAIGVMLLRMMIDKFGTLAVRNSWYDSKQVTDHVLQGYTKPLRVKGWDRALVEFTVAMLTDSESGSKPPLSERLSEISCPVLIITGDSDRLVPAWNSERLSRAIPGSCFEIIKNSGHLPHEEKVEEFISIVDRFLQRVFGGLDEPRLQAVT
- the LOC116012764 gene encoding uncharacterized protein LOC116012764: MGKICIEVGMMSARGLQRTSSLWKLQWYAVGWIDPNDKYCTKIDSSGNVNPVWKTKFSALVDSSKSDFQDLALHVEVYSREPIFLREKLLGTATILLKEFLEKYANISEASSRSVEEVGSFQLRKKNSNKPQGFIDISIRISEENEEHSTYPGEYGGFKLADNSNGINLANEYGPPQSYLPSSSLPPLKLPENHPPGNGQYANLVPILQQPSPAPLQLPENRPPANSQYPHPVPIPTNYYHPSISGPSYPSAGRPSHQPPWTTPPPPHVGYAPTFLPRPNNMSSSYINMPSNGAAPARGPGLGVGAGLGVGALAAGSMIYGNDFMSGFDLPSGLQGASLTISMDPPF